The region aatattaaatcaagaaattttaatttttctcaattattttattcatatacaatgatatattttaatgatgttaAAAATGACATTATTTCATTAAAACATGTGGTTCTGGCATgatcaaaagataatattttgtatataggTGAGGTATTTGAATTAATGAAATTTCATGATATAATATTTCGATTTCAATTTTTATGACTTAAATGGTTATTAACctgattataataatatagaatttattaatttgaaataaggttattggtccctaaaattataaaatttggtaCTTTTACGATCTTAAAACTCTGTTGCAAAAATCATGAACTTAAATGTAGTGAATTTTCCAGATTGTGGAATTTCAGCAAAAATTGGGAGAAAATTGATACAATTTGGCCATTAAAAGCAATGTCGTTGCTGTCCATGGAAAAATTTGGCAGTAAATATAAAATAACTGTAACAAATTTGGATCATGGGAGAAAATTGATACAATTTGGCCATTAAAAGCAATGTCGTTGCTGTCCATGGAAAAATTTGGCAGTAAATATAAAATAACTGTAACAAATTTGGATCAAAAATTTAGGCCCATTAATTAATCCCATGAATATGAGAGTTCAATTTTAGGAAAGGGAAAACGTTGTGTGAGATAAATTAGAAATGGTCGGATCGGACCGAACCGGTTTATCTGCATGCAATCCCGAACCGGTGTTGGAGGAATGGAATTATGGAACAATGGCGGATtataactctctctctcttaaaaCTTCCAAATTACAGCTCTCGCTCTTAATATTCTGGTAAATCTCTACTTTCTGGCACACCTCTTCCTACCCTAACCCTAATTTTAGTTGATTCGACAAATTGAGCTTCCTTCTGGCCCCATGGAGACTCACACTCTGTTTGACAGACGTCCCATATCCCGCTCTAGAGCCCCTGCTGTTAAATGGTTCAAGGAATGGTAAAAGAAGACAACTTTAATTCTTTCTCCGCAAATTGAATTTTAGTTAGATGATGAGTTCGTGTTTCcccccaattttttttattgattctaATTTGTGTAAATTCTTGAAGTTACTAATTTCTTGAAATCGTTTTCAGGGTGCCGCAAGATACTGTTTCGAATGGTGGGAAATGCCTTGTCTTGAAATGGGTTAATGGTGAGTAGTACCAATGGGTTATTGATCACTGTAAATGTAATTGTGTGTTGGCTTCTTGTGCATGTGATTGTTGTAGAAAATTGGCCTAATAATGCATATAACAAGTTGTAGTAATTTCTTTTTCCTTGGTGTGATGCTTGATTGGCAGACAATGCCTAATATATTTGACCTGCGAAGCTGCTTGTATTCGATTTCAGAGGCGACGATGAGGGCCAAGAAGGAGAAGTCTAAAGAGCCAGAGGCGGTAGATCCCGAGCCTGAACCCACAACAGAAGTTCTCTTCTTGTGCAGTTATGAAGGCTGTGGAAAGACATTTATAGATGCTGGAACATTGAGGAAGCACTCTTATATTCATGGGGAGAGACAATATGTTTGCCAATATGAGAATTGTGGGAAGGTAATGTGCTTTACTGAATTCTAACATCAATAGCATAGCTGTCTTTATTAGAGCATGAAAACACCTAGAACTAATATTATTCGGTTGGAGTAAAACATGCTACAGCTGTATAAACCTAAACCAAAAAAATATGAGGAACACTATTTACACCAAAAGTTGGTTCCTAGATGTTATCCTAATTGTTCGCTTTGTGTGGAGGCTGGAAGGGAATCAGAACTATTTCATTATCTAAGTGAATGCCATGAATTAACCGAACAGTCTCCACCTAAGCAGACATTAGATCATTGTAATAAAAAGAAGCGAAAGGATTGCATGATATATTATATGAGTGGTTTGCTTAAGAAAGAACTTGTGGAATTTAGTTAACTGTAATCAATACCTCCTTGAAAATGAAAGAAACTAAACTGAGCAATTGGAAGGAAATTCCTGCTCGTTCAGTTTACCTCTAAACTATTTTCCTATTATTCAttttgttttaacttttaacttAAGCCAAATTTCGGTTTGAGATACAACTATGTTGTTTCTACTGGTCCCTTTACTGTTCTTTTTTAGTACTGGAAGTTTTTGGGACAACTAACTACCCTTGTGAAGTGGTAGTGAATGAGATGTTATATTGTTAGTATGTTGTTGAGTTGCTACTAATCAAAACAAAGGAATCTGAATCTATGTATATTTCGTACTTCGTAGGTATCATGAAAATTTTATCTTGCATATGTTTCTACTAAACAAGTACGTACTTAGCATTTTTTTAACTTAAGTGTGACTAGAAGGGCCTTTTGAAATGCGGAGGCATATTATTCTTAAGCAAGTTGGATATTAAAAGAGAGTTATGTGCCTCTCTTATCATATGATGTTAATCTCTTTATACTGTCTGTGTCATCTGAATTCTGTTGCTGTGGCTTTGCAGAAATTTTTGGACAGTTCAAAGCTAAAGAGGCATTTTTTAATTCATACTGGGGAGAGAGACTTTGTGTGTCCACATGAAGGCTGTGGTAAGGTGAGTACACTAGCTTATTTATTGTCACTGCCATCCCACAAAGAAAGTCCATCTTAGCATTTTCTCTATGAACCATCATCAGTCTTTCTGTTTGGTCTTATGTCTAACAAGCGTGAGTGCCAGTTGGTGCTAATTCCTCGCGCCTGATTCCCCAATTGCTACTTGTTTCACACATCTTATAATTTTCTGTTATGCAGGCGTTCTCTTTGGACTTCAATCTTAGGTCACATATGAAAACGCATGCACAGGAGAACTATCATATTTGTCCGTATCCTGATTGTGGAAAACGATACGCCCATGAATACAAGCTAAAGAATCATGTTGCATCTCATCACGGGAAGGCGGTCAGTTATACATTCACTGG is a window of Salvia splendens isolate huo1 chromosome 3, SspV2, whole genome shotgun sequence DNA encoding:
- the LOC121795331 gene encoding zinc finger transcription factor YY1-like isoform X1, with protein sequence METHTLFDRRPISRSRAPAVKWFKEWVPQDTVSNGGKCLVLKWVNEATMRAKKEKSKEPEAVDPEPEPTTEVLFLCSYEGCGKTFIDAGTLRKHSYIHGERQYVCQYENCGKKFLDSSKLKRHFLIHTGERDFVCPHEGCGKAFSLDFNLRSHMKTHAQENYHICPYPDCGKRYAHEYKLKNHVASHHGKANVMETPKYVMPPEKPMKTPKSTTGATGPASSDRPYGCPYEGCEKAYIHEYKLNLHLRREHPGHFPDENAKANQPKTEQEMDEGSDQDAFAAKRSNSKAQKQSRPKPNLKLPPSKVSHRKTTTISPVNLNLAKKHRPLKEKIYKEDSEETEEERENIADGWRYSDNNEDDDEETEYED